In Dolichospermum flos-aquae CCAP 1403/13F, the following proteins share a genomic window:
- the psbE gene encoding cytochrome b559 subunit alpha, with the protein MAGTTGERPFSDIVTSIRYWVIHSITIPALFVAGWLFVSTGLAYDVFGTPRPNEYFTQVRQEVPIVSNRFEAKKQVETFIGK; encoded by the coding sequence ATGGCAGGTACCACTGGAGAACGTCCGTTTTCTGACATTGTTACCAGTATTCGTTACTGGGTAATTCACAGCATCACCATTCCCGCATTATTCGTTGCAGGTTGGTTATTTGTCAGCACTGGACTGGCTTATGATGTATTTGGCACACCTCGTCCTAATGAGTATTTTACTCAAGTCCGTCAAGAAGTGCCAATTGTCAGCAATCGTTTTGAAGCAAAAAAACAAGTAGAAACCTTTATTGGAAAATAA
- a CDS encoding rubredoxin, translated as MSEQAEQAMETPVLDRYECRSCGYVYEPEKGDDKSDVPPGTLFAELPTNWRCPVCVAKKTVFANIGPAGTASGFKENLGYGLGVNTLTPTQKNILIFGALALGFLFFISLYGLD; from the coding sequence ATGAGTGAACAAGCTGAACAAGCTATGGAAACTCCAGTGTTAGACCGTTATGAGTGTCGCTCTTGCGGTTACGTTTATGAACCTGAGAAGGGAGACGACAAGAGTGATGTCCCCCCAGGAACACTTTTTGCCGAACTACCTACAAATTGGCGTTGTCCAGTTTGTGTAGCTAAGAAAACTGTTTTTGCGAATATTGGACCAGCGGGTACTGCCTCTGGTTTCAAGGAAAACTTAGGTTACGGTTTGGGTGTGAATACCCTGACACCAACTCAAAAGAACATTTTGATTTTTGGGGCTTTGGCTCTTGGCTTCTTGTTTTTTATTAGTCTTTACGGACTAGATTAA
- a CDS encoding beta strand repeat-containing protein codes for MNTVLNSALKLTYNQLSTFAGLDNFWNLFDTAFGTQYNRSGAEILRLQWLSGDFSQLPQIEILDSNILGGANGAYASSENKIYLSANFVVTSTAETLVGTLLEEIGHFVDAHINLSDSAGDEGAIFAALVQGNSLDTQTLQALKAEDDHATITVNGQNIQVEQQNFTGTNGNDTITGTSGDDTISPLRGQDQVDGGAGNDVLIVDYSSNTYTGTSPQAGISSNVYNNGNGGFDGYYSAYYNTSYNSDQVSFSNIERFQITGTGANDTIVTGDGNDTINGGAGNDVITGGAGINVIDGGAGIDTITDANFSSATTALSIDDSNTAKNFTLPDGTTITNIERFTGLITGSGNDVINFSQRINKSLNTGNGDDTINAGLGQNQVNGGAGNDVLVVDYSSNTYTGTSPQAGISSSVNNNGNGGFNGYYFAYYDTNWNTDQVNFSNIERFQITGTSANDNIVTGDGNDTINGGAGNDVITGGAGINVIDGGAGIDTITDANFSSATTALSIDDSNTAKNFTLPDGTTITNIERFTGLITGSGNDVINFSQRINKSLNTGNGDDTINAGLGQNQVNGGAGNDVLVVDYSSNTYTGTSPQAGISSSVNNNGNGGFNGYYFAYYDTNWNTDQVNFSNIEQYRTVPNYRNKC; via the coding sequence ATGAATACTGTACTCAATTCTGCTCTGAAGCTGACCTATAACCAACTCAGCACCTTTGCTGGTTTAGATAATTTCTGGAATCTATTCGATACCGCTTTTGGTACACAATACAACCGCAGCGGTGCGGAAATTCTGCGTTTACAGTGGCTATCTGGTGATTTTAGTCAACTTCCCCAAATTGAAATTCTTGATAGTAACATTCTTGGCGGTGCTAATGGGGCTTATGCCAGTAGTGAAAATAAGATTTATTTATCAGCTAATTTTGTCGTAACTTCTACAGCAGAAACTTTGGTTGGTACGCTGTTAGAGGAAATTGGGCATTTTGTAGATGCTCATATCAATCTCAGTGATAGTGCTGGAGATGAAGGGGCGATTTTTGCCGCTTTGGTACAGGGTAACAGTCTGGATACTCAGACTTTACAGGCTTTGAAGGCTGAGGATGATCACGCGACCATTACTGTAAATGGGCAAAATATTCAGGTAGAGCAGCAGAATTTTACAGGAACTAACGGGAATGATACCATTACAGGAACTTCTGGGGATGACACTATTAGTCCCTTACGAGGACAAGACCAAGTAGATGGTGGAGCAGGAAATGATGTATTAATTGTAGATTACTCCAGCAATACCTATACAGGAACATCACCACAAGCTGGGATTTCTAGCAATGTTTATAACAATGGCAATGGTGGTTTTGATGGTTATTACTCTGCTTACTACAACACAAGTTATAACTCTGACCAAGTAAGTTTCAGTAATATAGAACGGTTCCAAATTACGGGAACAGGTGCTAACGACACCATCGTTACCGGGGATGGTAATGATACGATTAATGGTGGCGCTGGGAATGATGTAATTACCGGGGGAGCAGGCATCAATGTCATTGATGGAGGTGCAGGAATTGATACCATCACTGATGCCAACTTCAGTTCAGCTACCACAGCTTTAAGCATTGACGATAGTAATACCGCTAAAAACTTTACCTTACCAGATGGTACGACTATTACCAACATTGAAAGGTTTACTGGTCTAATAACAGGTAGTGGTAACGATGTTATTAACTTCAGTCAACGGATTAATAAAAGCTTGAATACAGGTAATGGAGATGACACCATTAATGCCGGGTTAGGACAAAACCAAGTAAATGGAGGAGCAGGGAATGATGTATTAGTTGTAGATTACTCCAGCAATACCTATACAGGAACATCACCACAAGCGGGGATTTCTAGCTCGGTTAATAACAATGGCAATGGTGGTTTTAATGGTTATTACTTTGCTTACTACGACACCAATTGGAACACTGACCAAGTAAATTTCAGTAATATAGAACGGTTCCAAATTACCGGAACAAGTGCTAATGACAATATCGTTACCGGGGATGGTAATGATACGATTAATGGTGGCGCTGGGAATGATGTAATTACCGGGGGAGCAGGCATCAATGTCATTGATGGAGGTGCAGGAATTGATACCATCACTGATGCCAACTTCAGTTCAGCTACCACAGCTTTAAGCATTGACGATAGTAATACCGCTAAAAACTTTACCTTACCAGATGGTACGACTATTACCAACATTGAAAGGTTTACTGGTCTAATAACAGGTAGTGGTAACGATGTTATTAACTTCAGTCAACGGATTAATAAAAGCTTGAATACAGGTAATGGAGATGACACCATTAATGCCGGGTTAGGACAAAACCAAGTAAATGGAGGAGCAGGGAATGATGTATTAGTTGTAGATTACTCCAGCAATACCTATACAGGAACATCACCACAAGCGGGGATTTCTAGCTCGGTTAATAACAATGGCAATGGTGGTTTTAATGGTTATTACTTTGCTTACTACGACACCAATTGGAACACTGACCAAGTAAATTTCAGTAATATAGAACAATATAGAACGGTTCCAAATTACCGGAACAAGTGCTAA
- a CDS encoding photosystem II reaction center protein J, with translation MSGSGRIPLWVVATIAGLGVITVVGIFFYGSYSGIGSSM, from the coding sequence GTGTCTGGAAGTGGAAGAATTCCCCTGTGGGTCGTCGCTACGATTGCAGGTTTAGGTGTAATTACTGTTGTAGGTATTTTCTTTTATGGATCTTACTCAGGAATTGGTTCTTCAATGTAA
- a CDS encoding photosystem II reaction center protein L, producing the protein MERTPNPNQQPVELNRTSLYLGLLLVFVLGILFSSYFFN; encoded by the coding sequence ATGGAAAGAACGCCTAATCCTAATCAACAACCGGTTGAATTAAACCGTACCTCTCTTTACCTGGGACTACTATTAGTCTTCGTTCTCGGAATTCTATTTTCCAGTTACTTCTTTAACTAA
- a CDS encoding RNA-guided endonuclease InsQ/TnpB family protein: protein MGVQQVLLSPDNEIKAILEYLCQQSGKLYNSGVYLARQTFFKTGKLLTGKFDLAYEPSVAKTMVAQSMPSTPAQQTLLSVIEAFKSFKGLRSLFLNGQLHFKPKAPGYLTGSKLFKVAYPNSGGQKPTLINGQLRFSLGLTVKRWFGISEFFLPMPSNIDIAHVKEFTILPKNGAFYLEMSYEVEKQNHVLDINQALSIDLGTADNLAACVDTLGNSLLIDARAMKSMNQLWNKKVSTRKEGKPEACWDNWLDRVTRKRNHQMRDGINKAAKLIIDHCLKSGIGTLVIGWNDGFKSNANMGRINNQKFVQMPLGKLKDRLKQLCDLHGIRFQETEEAYTSIASFLDGDSLPVYGQKPDGWKASGRRIERGLYKSGNGSMINADLNGAANILRKVASNLGIDLSSLGRRVLTTVARTRLWALPKFTLSAESQSL, encoded by the coding sequence ATGGGAGTACAACAGGTTTTGTTGTCTCCCGACAATGAAATAAAGGCAATATTAGAATATCTTTGTCAACAGTCGGGTAAGCTCTATAACAGTGGTGTTTATTTGGCTAGACAAACATTTTTTAAAACTGGGAAGTTGTTGACGGGTAAGTTTGATTTAGCTTATGAACCTTCAGTAGCTAAAACTATGGTCGCTCAATCAATGCCATCTACACCCGCACAGCAAACTTTATTGTCTGTGATTGAGGCTTTTAAATCTTTTAAAGGATTACGCTCTTTATTCCTCAACGGACAATTACACTTTAAGCCTAAAGCTCCCGGCTATTTAACAGGTTCTAAACTTTTCAAAGTTGCCTATCCTAATAGCGGTGGACAAAAACCAACTCTAATTAATGGACAACTTAGATTTTCGTTAGGACTAACAGTTAAAAGATGGTTTGGAATTTCTGAATTTTTCCTACCAATGCCGTCAAACATAGATATCGCTCATGTTAAAGAGTTTACTATTCTACCTAAAAACGGTGCTTTTTATTTAGAGATGTCTTATGAAGTTGAGAAGCAAAACCACGTTTTAGACATCAATCAGGCATTATCTATTGACCTGGGAACGGCTGATAATTTAGCGGCTTGTGTTGATACATTGGGTAATTCCCTATTGATTGATGCCCGTGCAATGAAGTCAATGAACCAGTTGTGGAATAAAAAAGTATCAACACGAAAAGAAGGAAAACCGGAGGCTTGTTGGGATAATTGGTTAGACCGTGTGACCCGTAAACGTAACCACCAAATGCGTGACGGCATTAATAAAGCTGCAAAATTAATTATTGATCATTGCTTAAAATCCGGCATTGGTACATTAGTAATCGGCTGGAATGATGGTTTTAAATCTAACGCTAACATGGGGAGAATTAATAATCAAAAGTTTGTCCAAATGCCGTTAGGTAAACTCAAGGATAGGTTAAAACAACTATGCGATTTACACGGTATTAGATTTCAAGAAACCGAAGAGGCGTATACTTCAATTGCTAGTTTTCTAGATGGAGACTCCCTACCCGTTTATGGTCAAAAACCAGACGGGTGGAAAGCGTCAGGAAGACGAATTGAGCGGGGATTGTATAAGTCGGGTAATGGTTCAATGATAAATGCAGACTTGAACGGCGCAGCTAACATTCTGCGAAAAGTAGCCAGCAATTTAGGCATAGACCTAAGCTCACTGGGTAGACGGGTCTTGACGACCGTAGCGAGAACTAGACTTTGGGCGTTACCTAAGTTTACTCTGTCCGCAGAATCTCAGTCCCTTTAG
- the psbF gene encoding cytochrome b559 subunit beta, producing MTSGNNINQPVTYPIFTVRWIAVHTLAVPTVFFLGAIASMQFIQR from the coding sequence ATGACTAGCGGTAATAACATCAATCAACCAGTTACCTATCCCATTTTTACAGTTAGATGGATCGCGGTGCATACCTTAGCTGTCCCTACTGTCTTCTTTTTGGGCGCGATCGCCTCAATGCAGTTTATTCAACGCTAG
- a CDS encoding photosystem II manganese-stabilizing polypeptide, giving the protein MRYRALIVAFFALCLGLITACSDAPSASVSDVLTYEQIRGTGLANKCPQLTETSRGSITVDPNVTYSIKELCLEPTSFFVKEEPANKRQKAEFVSGKVMTRYTSTIDQVQGQLTSNPDHSLTFTEEDGLDFQAITVKLPGGELVPFLFTIKSLVAQTQPNLTSINTSTDFEGTFKVPSYRGAAFLDPKGRGVVSGYDNAVALPAGSDNEDLTRTNVKRAEILKGKISLQVAKVDSTSGEIAGTFESEQPSDTDLGAGEPKEVKIRGLFYGRIEPRA; this is encoded by the coding sequence ATGAGGTATCGCGCTTTAATTGTTGCTTTCTTTGCTCTATGCTTAGGGCTAATCACAGCTTGTAGTGATGCACCTTCTGCCAGCGTCAGTGATGTCCTCACCTACGAACAAATTCGCGGCACAGGGTTGGCTAACAAATGCCCCCAACTGACAGAAACTAGTCGTGGTTCAATTACTGTTGATCCTAATGTGACATACAGCATCAAAGAACTTTGTTTAGAACCAACCAGTTTCTTTGTCAAAGAAGAACCTGCCAACAAACGTCAAAAAGCAGAATTTGTATCTGGTAAAGTTATGACCAGATATACTTCTACCATTGACCAAGTACAAGGTCAGCTAACTAGCAATCCAGATCATAGCTTGACTTTTACGGAAGAAGATGGTCTTGATTTTCAAGCTATCACCGTTAAACTTCCTGGTGGTGAATTAGTACCTTTCTTGTTTACCATCAAAAGCTTGGTTGCACAAACACAACCTAATTTAACTAGCATTAACACATCCACTGACTTTGAAGGAACTTTTAAAGTCCCTTCCTATCGTGGTGCAGCTTTCTTAGATCCTAAAGGTCGTGGTGTTGTTAGTGGCTATGACAATGCTGTAGCTTTACCAGCCGGATCTGATAATGAAGATCTAACTCGTACTAATGTCAAGCGGGCAGAAATCCTCAAAGGTAAAATTTCCTTGCAAGTAGCCAAAGTAGATAGCACTTCTGGTGAAATAGCTGGGACTTTTGAAAGTGAACAACCTTCTGATACTGATTTAGGTGCAGGTGAACCTAAAGAAGTGAAGATTCGTGGTTTATTCTACGGTCGAATTGAGCCTCGCGCCTAA
- the tnpA gene encoding IS200/IS605 family transposase gives MLTQEDYKTHNHVKFLVNYHFVFIPKRRKKVLVGEIATRTRQIFAELAIEKGWDILALEVAPDHIHLFISVKPTDTPHLVIKAFKGRSSCYLRKEFPQLKKLPSLWTSSYFVSTAGNVSSEAVRKYIEDPHHG, from the coding sequence ATGTTAACGCAAGAAGACTACAAAACCCATAACCACGTTAAATTCTTGGTTAATTACCACTTTGTATTTATTCCTAAGCGCAGGAAGAAGGTTTTAGTAGGGGAGATAGCAACAAGAACGAGACAGATTTTTGCTGAACTGGCCATAGAAAAAGGTTGGGATATTTTAGCCTTAGAAGTAGCTCCAGACCATATCCATTTATTTATTAGCGTCAAGCCTACAGACACCCCACATTTAGTTATCAAGGCATTTAAAGGGCGTTCTAGTTGCTACCTGAGAAAAGAATTTCCCCAATTAAAAAAACTACCGTCTCTTTGGACAAGTAGTTATTTTGTAAGTACAGCAGGGAACGTTAGTAGCGAAGCTGTGAGAAAATATATTGAAGATCCGCATCACGGATAA
- the psaI gene encoding photosystem I reaction center subunit VIII encodes MSSSFLPTILAYSSFLPSVFVPLTGLVLPAVIFAFLFSYIEREDIA; translated from the coding sequence ATGTCAAGTTCATTTTTGCCTACTATTTTGGCTTATTCCTCCTTTTTGCCTTCTGTTTTCGTTCCCCTAACTGGCTTGGTTTTACCAGCAGTTATTTTCGCATTTTTGTTTTCATACATTGAACGCGAAGATATTGCTTAA
- a CDS encoding RNA polymerase sigma factor SigF: protein MPNQTTDETSTNKLKHENSQLLREYQQSRSERVRNQLVKLNFGLARKEAHYWINQCNESYEDLLQVACMGLIRAIEKFELSKGNAFSSYAMPYIRGEIQHYLRDKGVTVRIPRRWLALQQQAVGLSRSLSEQYNRPPTDSELAAALAISLSEWQEIKLAWINRAPLSLDVPIQDGEEGSTCLGELVPDKNYRSFQLAQEDKIRLQQALIQLEQRTRDVVEFVFFYDLTQKQVAAHLGISVVTVSRQVKKGLDMLKKIMGVTED, encoded by the coding sequence ATGCCTAATCAAACCACTGACGAAACATCTACTAACAAACTGAAACATGAAAATTCACAGTTGTTGCGAGAGTATCAGCAATCCCGTTCGGAAAGAGTTCGCAATCAACTGGTAAAACTCAATTTTGGACTAGCCAGAAAGGAAGCCCATTATTGGATTAATCAGTGTAATGAGAGCTATGAGGATCTTCTCCAGGTAGCCTGTATGGGCTTAATTAGAGCAATTGAGAAATTTGAACTTTCTAAGGGAAATGCTTTTAGTTCCTATGCGATGCCCTATATTCGTGGTGAAATTCAACATTATCTGCGAGATAAAGGCGTAACTGTGAGAATACCCAGACGGTGGTTAGCACTCCAACAACAAGCTGTTGGGCTTTCCCGTTCTCTGTCCGAGCAATATAATCGCCCACCGACTGATAGCGAATTAGCGGCTGCATTGGCAATTTCTCTGAGTGAATGGCAGGAAATTAAATTAGCATGGATTAACCGCGCTCCGTTGAGTTTGGATGTACCTATCCAAGATGGAGAAGAAGGCTCTACTTGTTTGGGTGAGTTAGTTCCAGATAAGAACTATCGCAGTTTTCAATTAGCCCAAGAAGACAAAATTAGGTTACAACAAGCCCTGATTCAGTTAGAACAGCGGACTCGTGACGTTGTTGAGTTTGTATTTTTCTATGATTTAACCCAAAAACAAGTAGCAGCACATTTAGGCATTAGTGTTGTCACAGTTTCTCGCCAAGTTAAAAAAGGCTTAGATATGTTGAAAAAGATTATGGGGGTGACGGAAGATTAG
- a CDS encoding photosynthesis system II assembly factor Ycf48, whose translation MQSILKKWQSFVAALIVVIACIGCSSVPSISNNPWQVINVPTKSKLLDISFANNSQHGYLVGGNATLLETKDGGDTWQPLKLELDDPRYRFNSVSFSGQEGWIAGEPSLLLHTTDEGKSWSRIALSEKLPGSPIAITAIAQNTAEMATDIGAIYQTTDGGQNWKANLDAAVGVVRTLERSPDGKYIAVSAKGSFYSTWEPGQNAWQPHNRNSSRRLENMGFTNDGQLWLLARGGQVQFSDPTKPEEWLEVEYPELSTSWGLLDLAYRTPDEIWIGGGSGNLLRSTDGGKTWEKDRDVETVAANLYKIVFFSPDQGFIIGDRGVLLKYNPKTAATAAPAA comes from the coding sequence ATGCAATCAATTTTGAAAAAGTGGCAAAGTTTTGTTGCCGCGTTAATAGTAGTTATCGCCTGTATAGGGTGTAGTAGTGTTCCTTCTATAAGCAACAATCCTTGGCAGGTGATTAATGTCCCGACAAAGTCGAAGTTGTTAGATATTAGCTTTGCCAATAACTCTCAGCATGGTTACTTGGTGGGTGGTAATGCCACTCTTTTAGAAACTAAAGATGGTGGTGATACTTGGCAACCGCTAAAATTAGAGTTGGATGATCCCAGATATCGTTTTAACTCCGTTAGTTTTTCTGGTCAGGAAGGTTGGATTGCTGGAGAACCTTCTTTATTGCTCCATACTACTGATGAGGGTAAGTCTTGGTCACGGATTGCTTTAAGCGAAAAGTTACCCGGCAGCCCCATTGCCATTACAGCAATAGCTCAGAATACAGCGGAAATGGCTACCGACATCGGAGCGATTTATCAAACCACAGATGGTGGTCAAAATTGGAAAGCTAATTTAGACGCGGCCGTTGGTGTGGTGCGGACTCTGGAGCGATCGCCTGATGGTAAGTATATCGCTGTTTCTGCTAAAGGCAGTTTTTACTCCACTTGGGAACCTGGACAAAATGCTTGGCAACCCCATAACCGCAATAGTTCCCGTCGCTTAGAAAATATGGGTTTTACTAACGATGGACAATTGTGGTTGTTAGCACGAGGTGGCCAAGTTCAGTTTAGTGATCCTACTAAACCGGAAGAGTGGTTAGAGGTAGAATATCCAGAGTTATCCACGAGTTGGGGTTTACTCGATTTAGCTTATCGCACACCCGATGAAATTTGGATCGGTGGTGGTAGCGGTAATTTACTTCGCAGCACCGATGGTGGTAAAACTTGGGAAAAAGACCGTGATGTGGAGACAGTTGCAGCTAATCTTTACAAAATTGTATTTTTTAGCCCTGATCAAGGTTTTATAATTGGCGATCGCGGTGTTTTACTGAAATATAACCCCAAAACAGCAGCAACAGCAGCCCCAGCGGCGTAA